A stretch of the Medicago truncatula cultivar Jemalong A17 chromosome 5, MtrunA17r5.0-ANR, whole genome shotgun sequence genome encodes the following:
- the LOC11434725 gene encoding probable serine/threonine-protein kinase PBL18 — protein MGNTCRKPVCHDSSPSLFGSTNTQSNIKQTSDSPDQKTDSKTSSSNDDKSISKDVKSFSFNDLKEATRNFRQENLIGEGGFGFVYKGWIDENTGAPTKPGNGIVVAIKKLKPESFQGHKEWLAEVNYLGQLHHENLVKLIGYCSEGKNRLLVYEFMQKGSLENHLFRKGVQPISWMTRISIAIGVARGLAFLHSLDANVIYRDLKASNILLDSDFNANLSDFGLARDGPTGDNTHVSTRIIGTHGYAAPEYVATGHLTLRSDVYSFGVVLLELLTGRRVVEDDRQVYTEETLVDWAMPFLSDSRRILRIMDTKLGGQYSKKGAQAAAALVLKCLNTDPKHRPTMVNVLAALEALHSSNSFPKKPKSGTDNHNSVPRTPKSGTENHHPTKHSSHHHLHKSIANTTRKH, from the exons GAAGTACAAATACTCAAAGTAACATAAAGCAGACTTCGGATTCTCCTGACCAGAAAACCGATTCGAAAACTTCATCATCAAATGATGACAAATCGATCTCTAAAGATGTTAAGTCCTTCAGCTTCAATGATCTAAAGGAGGCAACTAGGAACTTTCGGCAAGAAAATTTAATAGGGGAAGGAGGGTTTGGATTCGTCTACAAAGGATGGATAGATGAAAACACTGGTGCTCCAACAAAACCAGGAAATGGAATTGTAGTAGCCATTAAGAAGCTTAAGCCAGAAAGTTTTCAAGGCCACAAGGAATGGCTT GCAGAAGTCAATTATCTAGGCCAACTTCACCATGAAAATTTGGTGAAGCTTATTGGTTACTGTTCAGAAGGTAAAAACAGGCTTCTGGTTTATGAGTTTATGCAGAAAGGAAGTTTGGAAAATCACCTGTTCAGAA AAGGTGTTCAACCAATTTCCTGGATGACACGGATCAGTATTGCAATCGGTGTGGCAAGAGGACTAGCATTCTTACATTCCCTTGATGCAAATGTTATTTATCGTGATTTAAAGGCTTCCAACATCCTACTTGATTCG GATTTCAATGCGAATCTTTCCGATTTTGGCTTGGCAAGAGATGGTCCTACCGGAGATAACACTCATGTTTCAACTCGAATTATTGGAACTCATGGTTATGCTGCTCCAGAGTATGTAGCTACAG GTCATTTAACACTAAGGAGTGATGTATACAGCTTCGGCGTCGTCTTGTTAGAGTTACTAACAGGAAGGCGTGTAGTCGAAGATGATAGACAGGTATACACTGAAGAAACGTTGGTCGATTGGGCAATGCCTTTCCTGAGTGACAGCAGAAGAATATTGAGAATCATGGATACAAAGTTAGGCGGTCAATACTCAAAGAAAGGAGCTCAAGCTGCAGCTGCGCTTGTTCTAAAGTGTCTTAATACTGATCCTAAACATAGACCAACCATGGTAAATGTTCTAGCTGCATTGGAAGCATTACACTCCTCAAATTCATTTCCAAAGAAACCAAAATCTGGAACTGATAATCATAACTCAGTCCCAAGGACACCGAAATCTGGAACTGAAAATCATCATCCAACCAAGCATTCTAGTCATCATCATTTACATAAGTCAATTGCCAATACTACTAGAAAACATTGA